The window GTATTCGGTGCCGGCCGGCCAGGACTTCGCGACCTGGTAGTAACGGTCGGCGCCGAAGGTCTTGCTGAACCGGGAGTCGGGTCCCGTCTCGGCACCCAGCTGGTTGTCGTGGTTGCCCGCGATGACCTGGTTCACGACCCCGTTGTCGTCGAGGATCTTCTGGTAGCTCGACGCGAGCGCGAGTTCCTTGTCGACCTCGGCGTTCAGGCCGGGCCGCTGGAGCGAGCCGTCCGGCTTGGTGGCCAGCGGGTCGTAGTAGTCGTTCTCGATGACGTCGCCGGTGTGCGCGGCGTACGCGATCTTCCGCTCGTCCGCGTTGTCGGCGATCCACTGCATCTCGTCGCGGTACGTCGCCGCCCAGAGCGCCTGCTCCTCCGCCGTCGCGACGTCCGAAGGCTCGGCCTTGCCGTCCCAGTCGTCGTACGTGCCACCCGCCGCACCCTCGGTGAGGTACTGGGTGTCGGTGAAGTGCGTGATCGAGAAGTCGTACGAGTTCGGGTCCTCGAAGCGGTCCTTGTCGTTCTGCGCGGACGAGTCGCGCGGGGACAGATCGTCGGCGAACGGGTCCTCGCCGGTGACCAGTACATGGACGGTGGCGCCGTCGCGGTACTCCTTGCCCAGCGGGGCGGTGAGGACCGTGCTGTGTTCGGCCTCGCCACGGGAACTGGTCAGGACGACCCACTTCTTGGCCGCCGGGTCCCAGGCGCGCAGCGCCACCACCCGCTGCGGGTCGATGGTGCCCTCCCAGCGCAGCGTCGGTACCTCCTTCGAGGCCCCGAGCGGCACGTCGTAGCGCTGGAACACCACGTCACGACCGGAAGGGGTGTCGATCGTCCGCCCGTCGAGCGGACGCAGGGAGCCGACGTCGACGAGCTTGTCGTGCTGGACGTCGAGTGTGGTCGGTACCCCGGCGGCCTCGCCCTGGTAGCCCGTGGACGGGGTCGCGACGTCCGCCTTGGTGAACGTGGCGGTGAGCGAGATGCCCTCCTGGCCCGGGATCCTGGCCGAGAGCGCGGCCGACGGCGAGGCGGAGCCGGTGACGGCAGCGTTGAGCTCGGTCGGTACGTCCGGGATGCTCGCGCTGGTGAAGTGCACCTCGCGGACGGCAGTGTTGCCGAGCGTGTCGGTCGCCGTCACCGCGATGGTGTGGTTGCCGGCGGGCAGACCGTGACCGATCTGGTCACCCTGCTGCACCGCCGTGCCGTCCAGGGTCATCGTGGGCGTGCCGGCAACACCGGTCGCGTCGGCGATGGCGAGGTTGAGCGCGACGGTGGAGGTCAGCCGCTGCCCCTCGGCCGGCACGCTGTTCTCGATCACCGGTGCGGTGTTGTCGATGGTGAACTGCCGGGTCGAGGTCTTGTCGCCGACGACCGCCTTGATCGTGTGCGCGCCGTCCGCGATCGCGGTCGTGTCGACGTCCGCCCGCTTGCCCAGCGCCCGGAGCGCGGCGCCGTCCGGCGCGGTGACGTCGAACAGGATCGTCTTGTCCAGGGCCGGGTTGTAGCTGCTGCCGCAGGTACCGTCGCCGATGAACACGGTCACCGGTGAACCGGCCGGGTAGCTGGCCGAGCCGATCGTGACGGTGGTCCCCGCGATCTGCCTGGTCAGCTGGGTCGCCTTCGCGTCGACCGGGGTGAGCTGGAAGTCGCCCAGGGTGAAGTCGTCGTAGTTGTCGCAGCCGCCCGGCTTGGCGCTGCCGTGGTCGCTGCCGGCGACGAACTCCAGTACGTTGACGCCGGGCACCAGCCACTCGTTCGGGAAGGTAAGGTCGGCGGCCTCCTTCTCCCAGACCCCGAGGTCCAGCGGGATGCCGTTGATCAGCACCTTGTTGTCGTAACCGTTGTCGGTGCCGTTGCCGCCGATGAAGACCTTCAGCCGCGCGTTGCCGCCGCTGCCGAGGGTGTCGATGGTCCGCGCGGTCGGCGCGCCCGCGATCGTGAAGTGGAACTCGGCGTCCCTGCTGGCGCCGCAGGTCCCGTCGCCCAGCGAGAGCGAGGCGTCCGTCGTCGCAGTCTTCGTCACGGTCCCGCCGCTGGTGGTGACGATGTACGTGGTGCCGGTCGTGACCGTGCCCGCCGTACTCAACCGCAGACTCGCCGTACCCCGGGTGATTTTGAAGTCGTCGTGGTTCGCGCAGGTCGCGCCGTTGGCGGTGCCGTTGTAGTCGCCGGTCCTGACCTCGATCACGTTGTCACCGGGGTGCAGGAACCGGGTGGGGAAGCCGAGGCTGACGTTCTCCGCGCCGCCGACGCCGTAGTCACCGCCGAGGTCGACCCGGTTGCCGTTGACGAGTACGAAGTTGTGGTACCGCGCCTCGACCGAGTTGCCGGCCTCGACGGTGAGGCCGAGGGTCGCGGTCCCCGCGGCGAGGGTCTCGGGGTTCTGGGCCGCCCGGTCGTCGATGGCCAACGACTCGACGCTGTCCTTGCTGCCGTTCGGCAACGCGGCGATCACCGGCCGCGTACCGCGGACGAGGGCACCGTCGGCGGGGGTCAGTTTCGCCGCGCCGGGCGACGCGTTGTTGACCTCGACGGCGACGCTCGCCGTCGCGCCCGACCGGGTGGTCGCGCTGACGGTGTGCCTGCCGTTGCCGAGGGTGGCGGTGTCGAGGTCGGCACTCAGACCGGCCGTGCTACCGGGGTCGCCGGAGACGACGAACGTCAGGTCCTGCGTCAGCGGGCGACTCGAACTGCCACAGGTGCCGTCGCCGAGGGTGTAGCTGAACAGGTTCTGCTCGCCGTCGGCGACAACGCCGAGCAGGCTGAGGCTGAGGCTGCTCAGCGGGAAGTCGTCGTAGTTGGGGCAGCGGCCCCCTTCGCCGTACGGCAGCACCTCGTAGCCGACCGCGGCGGTGTTGGTCGAGTCGACCCAGTTCCAGCCCGCGTGGACGGTGAGGGTGTTCACCCCGGAATGCAGCCACTCGCCGGGGAAGTCCAGGCCGCTGGCCCGTCCGCCGGGGATGTCGGGGAAGTAGATCCGGTCCGCCTCGGCCGTGTGGTCGTTCACCGTGAGGTAGTTGTGGTAGCGGGCCTCGGTGCCGTTGCCGCCCATGTCGAAGCCGAAGTGGGCGGTGCCTGCGGTCTGCTCGGCGTCGATCCGGGTGCCGTCGACCGCGATGCTGGCCACCGAGTCGTTCTCGGTGGTGGGTTGGGCGGTGACGGTGACCGTGCCTTCGAGCGTCTGCCCGTTGTTCAGGTTGAGCGTCGGTGCGCTACCGACCGCCGGCGCCGGGGTTTCCTCCGCACCCGCGAACGACTGACCGAACGCCGTTGCCGACCCGGCGACGAGTACGACGGCCATCACGGACCAGAGCACGCGCACGCGTCTCCGACCCACGCCCAGTTGGAGCGTCATGGCGAGGTTTCTCCTTGTTCATGGGGTGCTCCGCGCCGGAGACGCGAGCGGCCGAGACTCTGCCGCGCTTGTGAGAACCCCCGGGCCTGGCCCAGTGATCAGAAGGGAATGTCGACGTGAACAGTTCGTTGATCAAGGGCCCGCCCGGCTCCGGTAGCGTCACGGTCACGCCCACGTGGCACGGAAGCCGGTGCCCCGGTAGCCGTGGGACTCCTGACAGGACGGGAGATCGCCTATCATGCGAACCGACACCTCGCGCAGGGTGCTGGTCCTCCTGGCACTCGCCCTGTCCGCCTTCGCCTTCAACACCACCGAGAACCTGCCGATCGGGCTGCTCCGCCTGATCGCCGCGGATCTCGACGTGTCGCTGCCGTCGGTCGGATACCTGGTCACCGGGTACGGCCTGACCGTGGCGGTGGTTTCGCTGCCGCTCGCCCAGGTGACCCGTCGGATGCCACGGCGGCACGTCCTCTCCGGCCTGCTCGCCGTGCTGGTCCTGTCGACCCTGGTGTCGGTGCTGGCCCCGTCCTACGGGGTCCTGCTGGCCGCCCGGGTGGTGACCGCCCTGGCCCAGGCCCTCTTCTGGGCGGTGATGGCACCCGTGGCGGTGGGCCTGTTCTCACCCGCGGTACGGGGACGGGTGATCGCCGTGATGTCGGTCGGGGGCTCGCTGGCCACCGTGCTCGGCGTACCGGCCGGGACCTGGCTGGCCCAACAGAGCCGGTGGCAGATCCCGTTCCTGGTGGTGAGCGCGTTCGCGCTCGTCGCGCTGGTGGTGATCGCCCTGCTACTGCCGACGACCCGTCCCGAGGAGAGCCACGGCGCGTACGGTTCCGCGCCGGACGCCCGACTGTTCGCGCTGGTGCTGGTCACCACCGTCCTGTCGGTGACCGGCGTGTTCCTCGGGTTCACGTACGTGGTGGAGTTCCTCACCCGGGTCACCGGCTTCACCGACCCGGAGGTGACCACCATCTTGTTCGTCTTCGGCCTGGCGGGCGTCGTCGGCGTGACCGCCGCCGGTCCCCTGCTCGACCGGCTCCCCCGGGGCGTGCTCGTGCTGACCGTCGCAGGGCAGGCGGCGGCGCTGCTCGGGCTGTACCTCTTCGCGGCGAGCCAGGCGGCGGTCGTTGCGCTGGTGGCAGTGCTGGGCTGTACCACCGCCCCGGTCTTCATGGCCACCCAGTCGCGGATCCTGCACGTGGCCCCGGGCCGGACCGAGATCGGGTTCGCGGCGAACTCCGCCGCGTTCAACGTCGGTATCGCGGCCGGTGCGCTGCTCGGCGGTGTCATCCTGTCCACCGCCGGTGTACGGGCGACCTTCCTGGTCGGTGCGGTGCTGACCGTCGTCGCGCTGATCGCCCTGCTCGCCGAGCCGCTGCTGCTCCGGCGGAAGAGCGTGCACGACCCGGCCGAGGTACCGCGATCCGGGGCGAGCCGGGCCGCGTCCTCGATCGGATAGCAGGCGCTCACCGAGGTTGATCTTCAGCGTGCCGGGGTTTGTTGTTCGTGCTCGGCCCAGCCTGCGTTCACCGGATCTTCAGCCCATCCTCCGATGCTCGGCGGTTGACACGGCCACCGCAGTATCGAGGAGAGGTTCCGCCTTGAACGGCAAGGATATCGAAGACACCGAACGTTCGCAGCTGTCCCGGCGTCGACTGGTCAAGTACGCCGGCGTCGGCGCGACGCTGGCCGCGGCAAGCCCCCTGATCGGGAACAGTGCGGCGTTCGCCAACAACGACGCCGAGGGCAAGGACGACAAGCAGGGCGGCGGAGAGGCCGGTGGCCGGGCCTGGCGTGCCGGTGACCACCACATCCACTCGGAGTACAGCGGCTCGTTCGACACGTCGGTCAACCCGCCGAAGTTCACCAAGGGCGGTGACGCGGTCTACCCGATCGTCACCAACGCGATCATGGCGAAGAACTTCGGCCTGACCTGGGCGATGTGCACCGACCATGGTGGACCGACGCACTCGAAGGTGAACCTGGAGCAGGCGTACCCCGACCTGCTGCTCTCCCGCAAACTGGTGCCCGAGGTGCTGCAGTTCTGGGGCATGGAGTTCGACGCACCGGCCCTGGACCACCACACCCTGATGATCCCGCGTCACGACGACGAGGCGAAGCTGCTGTTCGAACTGGAGAGCCGGTTCGCCAAGAACGACCCCTTCCCCGCCGACCCGAGCCGGGACACCGAGCCGAAGATGGTCGAGTTCCTCAAGTACGCCCGCGGCCTGGAGCAGCGCCCGCTGGTGATCGCCCACCACGCGTCCCGCTCGGCGACCGGCCTCGGTGTCTACGGGCAGGACACCCCCCGGGAGTTCCGTAACGGCAACAACGCCGCGCCGGAGATCTACGTCGGCTTCGAGGGTGCCCCCGGTCACCAGGCCGGTCCGCTCAACGGCGGCGCCCGGGGTGGCTACGGCAACTACCCGACCCACGGCGGCTTCGACCAGATGACCGCCCGTCTCGGCGGCCTGTGGGACTCGCTGCTCGGCGAGGGCCGGCGCTGGTGGATCACCGCGACCTCCGACTCGCACGTGCACTGGACCCGTGGCGGCTCCGACTTCTGGCCGGGCGAGTACAGCAAGACCTACGTGCACGCCCGGCAGGGCTACGCCGACATCATGGACGGCCTGCGCAACGGCCGGATCTTCGTCACCACCGGTGACCTGATCACCAGCCTCGACCTCACCGCGTCCGGCCAGGGCCGCAACGCCACGTCGGGCGAGACCGTCACGCTGAACCGCCGCAACCGGACCGACGTCGAAATCGAGATCAAGTTCCGGCCGCTGGAGGGCAAGAACGCCCACGGTGACCGCCCGCAGGTCCGGCGTGTCGACCTGATCGTCGGCCAGATCACCGGCCCGAACGCCAACCTCGACGCCGACACCAACCCGACCACCAGGGTCGCGGCCCGGTTCGGCCCCCGCGACTGGCGCCAGCAGGGCCGCGACCACGTCATCCGGTACACCCTGCGCAACGTCGAGGGTGACATGTACGCCCGCGTCCGCGGCACCAACACCGACGAGGCCGAGCCCCTCGCCGACGGCAAGGAGAACCCCTGGGACGACCTGTGGTTCTACTCGAACCCCGTGTTCGTACAGGTGCGCTGAGGAATCAGCAGGGAACCACATCCGAAATAATCCCACCTAAAGACCAAACAAGGCTTCTACCAGGCAAGATGTAAGATTATGAATCAACGATCTTGAGTTGAAAGCCTGAAAGTTCCATGGGACTCCCGAGAGTCCCAGGACAGCTTGAATGGCCCCACAGAAGCTCTCCGTGGGGCCATTCCTTATGCCCTACGTTCAGAGCCTTTCGCAATGCCCTACGTTCAGAGCCTTTTGCGATGAGGCT of the Micromonospora sp. NBC_01796 genome contains:
- a CDS encoding carbohydrate-binding protein; the encoded protein is MTLQLGVGRRRVRVLWSVMAVVLVAGSATAFGQSFAGAEETPAPAVGSAPTLNLNNGQTLEGTVTVTAQPTTENDSVASIAVDGTRIDAEQTAGTAHFGFDMGGNGTEARYHNYLTVNDHTAEADRIYFPDIPGGRASGLDFPGEWLHSGVNTLTVHAGWNWVDSTNTAAVGYEVLPYGEGGRCPNYDDFPLSSLSLSLLGVVADGEQNLFSYTLGDGTCGSSSRPLTQDLTFVVSGDPGSTAGLSADLDTATLGNGRHTVSATTRSGATASVAVEVNNASPGAAKLTPADGALVRGTRPVIAALPNGSKDSVESLAIDDRAAQNPETLAAGTATLGLTVEAGNSVEARYHNFVLVNGNRVDLGGDYGVGGAENVSLGFPTRFLHPGDNVIEVRTGDYNGTANGATCANHDDFKITRGTASLRLSTAGTVTTGTTYIVTTSGGTVTKTATTDASLSLGDGTCGASRDAEFHFTIAGAPTARTIDTLGSGGNARLKVFIGGNGTDNGYDNKVLINGIPLDLGVWEKEAADLTFPNEWLVPGVNVLEFVAGSDHGSAKPGGCDNYDDFTLGDFQLTPVDAKATQLTRQIAGTTVTIGSASYPAGSPVTVFIGDGTCGSSYNPALDKTILFDVTAPDGAALRALGKRADVDTTAIADGAHTIKAVVGDKTSTRQFTIDNTAPVIENSVPAEGQRLTSTVALNLAIADATGVAGTPTMTLDGTAVQQGDQIGHGLPAGNHTIAVTATDTLGNTAVREVHFTSASIPDVPTELNAAVTGSASPSAALSARIPGQEGISLTATFTKADVATPSTGYQGEAAGVPTTLDVQHDKLVDVGSLRPLDGRTIDTPSGRDVVFQRYDVPLGASKEVPTLRWEGTIDPQRVVALRAWDPAAKKWVVLTSSRGEAEHSTVLTAPLGKEYRDGATVHVLVTGEDPFADDLSPRDSSAQNDKDRFEDPNSYDFSITHFTDTQYLTEGAAGGTYDDWDGKAEPSDVATAEEQALWAATYRDEMQWIADNADERKIAYAAHTGDVIENDYYDPLATKPDGSLQRPGLNAEVDKELALASSYQKILDDNGVVNQVIAGNHDNQLGAETGPDSRFSKTFGADRYYQVAKSWPAGTEYHAWDEVTNPDGTVTPGRDNQNNYTLFSSGGLDFVAVGLSYGVTPQEAKWADSVFKRYKDRNGILLSHDYLKPSTNPDGRGADFSAPDGSPLYKQVVENNPNVFLVLAGHEHGVGTNLKTNVGVTVAHDVVELLADYQFYTVPAGELWPKLVDAAGNIDINGDGTPDHKSTDRLQFGASFLRLLQFDVDRAEMRIDTYSPFLNNFGATEYDIRQDGSQTKPRYNGAEDNLTLPVDLTTRKTSFSTDSLAVYVPSGLIGTAGVTANGTATVTWAGLVPATSYAWIVSAQSADGGVAVAQPAVFRTVKGEPTVTATSSATAWGTAATVTVKVTAGTAPVSGTVELREGTTMRGSATLSGNTATFTLPAGLADGNHTLTASYSGNEYLNPAQGTVTVTVNLPAAWNASTVYNNGDRVGYQGRVYLASWYSRNQQPGDPNGPWQELGMTEDGATVWTASRIFNTGDTVMHNGKKFRARWYTRNQAPGDPNGPWEEIAPPSPDNKPAAWTPTTVYNTGNRVSYQGHVYEAKWYTRNQTPGDANGPWKLVS
- a CDS encoding MFS transporter; the protein is MRTDTSRRVLVLLALALSAFAFNTTENLPIGLLRLIAADLDVSLPSVGYLVTGYGLTVAVVSLPLAQVTRRMPRRHVLSGLLAVLVLSTLVSVLAPSYGVLLAARVVTALAQALFWAVMAPVAVGLFSPAVRGRVIAVMSVGGSLATVLGVPAGTWLAQQSRWQIPFLVVSAFALVALVVIALLLPTTRPEESHGAYGSAPDARLFALVLVTTVLSVTGVFLGFTYVVEFLTRVTGFTDPEVTTILFVFGLAGVVGVTAAGPLLDRLPRGVLVLTVAGQAAALLGLYLFAASQAAVVALVAVLGCTTAPVFMATQSRILHVAPGRTEIGFAANSAAFNVGIAAGALLGGVILSTAGVRATFLVGAVLTVVALIALLAEPLLLRRKSVHDPAEVPRSGASRAASSIG
- a CDS encoding phosphoesterase produces the protein MNGKDIEDTERSQLSRRRLVKYAGVGATLAAASPLIGNSAAFANNDAEGKDDKQGGGEAGGRAWRAGDHHIHSEYSGSFDTSVNPPKFTKGGDAVYPIVTNAIMAKNFGLTWAMCTDHGGPTHSKVNLEQAYPDLLLSRKLVPEVLQFWGMEFDAPALDHHTLMIPRHDDEAKLLFELESRFAKNDPFPADPSRDTEPKMVEFLKYARGLEQRPLVIAHHASRSATGLGVYGQDTPREFRNGNNAAPEIYVGFEGAPGHQAGPLNGGARGGYGNYPTHGGFDQMTARLGGLWDSLLGEGRRWWITATSDSHVHWTRGGSDFWPGEYSKTYVHARQGYADIMDGLRNGRIFVTTGDLITSLDLTASGQGRNATSGETVTLNRRNRTDVEIEIKFRPLEGKNAHGDRPQVRRVDLIVGQITGPNANLDADTNPTTRVAARFGPRDWRQQGRDHVIRYTLRNVEGDMYARVRGTNTDEAEPLADGKENPWDDLWFYSNPVFVQVR